One stretch of Phycisphaerae bacterium DNA includes these proteins:
- a CDS encoding bifunctional methionine sulfoxide reductase B/A protein — MIYSESGYDLTPLPRRRVEELAAALTPEERDILLAKGTERPFCGVLLDNKEEGTYLCRLCGLPLFSSNAKFHSGTGWPSFFQPFDKAHIREVRDTSHGMIRIETLCVRCGCHLGHVFNDGPRPTGLRYCLNSGALRFHRKGEELPPESRPIAFQTAYFAGGCFWGIEDRLQQVPGVISAVSGYQGGKTPHPTYQQVCAHATGHAETVRVRFDPKQVTYRQLLEWFFRIHDPTQLNRQGPDVGTQYRSAIFAVDDRQAEEARSYIEELSKSSRFRGRKIVTQVEPALPFYEAEEYHQDYHVKHGGSCPLPTN, encoded by the coding sequence ATGATCTACTCGGAAAGCGGATACGACCTGACCCCCCTGCCGAGGCGTCGTGTCGAGGAGTTGGCCGCCGCTCTAACGCCCGAGGAGCGTGACATTCTGCTGGCCAAGGGAACCGAGCGGCCGTTCTGCGGCGTCCTGCTGGACAACAAGGAGGAAGGGACGTACTTGTGCCGGCTGTGCGGGCTGCCGCTGTTCTCGTCGAACGCCAAGTTCCACTCCGGAACCGGCTGGCCGAGTTTCTTCCAGCCGTTTGACAAGGCTCACATTCGCGAGGTGCGCGACACCAGTCACGGGATGATCCGGATCGAGACGCTCTGTGTGCGGTGCGGATGTCACCTGGGACACGTGTTCAACGATGGTCCGAGGCCGACGGGTCTGCGTTACTGCCTGAACTCCGGGGCGTTGCGGTTTCACCGGAAGGGAGAGGAGCTGCCGCCCGAATCGCGGCCGATCGCGTTCCAGACGGCGTATTTCGCTGGTGGCTGCTTCTGGGGGATTGAGGACCGGCTGCAGCAGGTGCCGGGGGTGATCAGCGCCGTGTCGGGGTACCAGGGTGGAAAGACGCCGCACCCGACCTATCAGCAGGTTTGCGCGCACGCCACGGGTCATGCCGAGACGGTGCGGGTGAGGTTTGATCCGAAGCAGGTGACCTATCGCCAGCTGCTCGAATGGTTCTTTCGGATCCACGACCCGACGCAGCTCAACCGTCAAGGGCCGGATGTCGGGACCCAGTACCGCTCGGCGATCTTCGCGGTCGACGACCGGCAGGCCGAGGAGGCCAGGTCGTACATTGAGGAGCTGTCGAAATCTTCGCGGTTCCGCGGCCGCAAGATCGTCACCCAGGTTGAGCCTGCCCTGCCGTTCTACGAGGCGGAGGAGTATCACCAGGACTATCACGTCAAACACGGTGGCTCGTGTCCGCTGCCGACGAATTGA